The Fervidobacterium gondwanense DSM 13020 genome includes a window with the following:
- a CDS encoding STAS domain-containing protein: MYTFTEQFGVAVVALDGEINMQNAMSLRNWVVDNLIKKGKSKIVFDFAKVNSVDSFGLGTFVSLHKSALSANGVIAFAGPNENVKKLLAMTALDKVIRSYPSVMEAVNAIK; encoded by the coding sequence ATGTACACTTTTACAGAGCAGTTCGGTGTTGCGGTAGTGGCACTCGACGGAGAAATTAATATGCAAAATGCCATGTCACTTAGAAATTGGGTTGTGGACAATCTCATAAAAAAAGGAAAATCTAAAATCGTTTTTGACTTTGCAAAGGTGAATTCAGTAGACAGTTTTGGATTGGGAACATTCGTGAGCTTACACAAAAGTGCTCTTTCAGCAAATGGTGTAATAGCTTTTGCAGGTCCAAATGAAAATGTTAAGAAGCTGCTTGCAATGACGGCGCTTGATAAAGTTATAAGGTCGTATCCTTCAGTGATGGAAGCCGTAAATGCGATAAAGTAA